The genomic segment CGGGCGAGTTCGGGATCGCCGGGGAAGTCGTACGGCATCCGGCACATCCCGCGCGGCAGCTCCTCGGAGGTGAAGAGACCGGCGCGGCGGGCTTGCGCGGTGACCACGAACTCGACGGTCGTCGCCCAGTGCGAGTCGAGCACGACGACGGTGTCGTACGCGTCGGCGGCCTCGCCCTCGAAGACGTCCTCGCGGAGCCGGCGCAGGCCGGTGACGAGGGTGATCTCCTTGCCGTGGTTGAGCTCCAGCCGGTCGGCCTCCGGCAGGACGATGGTGGGCACGTGCGCGAGGAGTCCCGCCCCGACGATCTCACCCATGGTTGTTCCATCCGTTCGGTGCGGTCACGGTGTTCCTCAGATCGCAGTAGAAGTCGAAGCTCCAGGTGCCGCCCTCCCGGCCGACCCCGGACTGACGGGAACCGCCGAAGGGCGCCCGCAGATCGCGTACGAAGAAGCAGTTCACCCACACCGTGCCCGCGACCAGCCGTTCGGTGACCCGTGCGGCGCGCTCGGCGTCGCCGGTGGCGAGGGTGGCGGCCAGTCCGAAGCGGGTGTCGTTGGCGAGCCGGACGGCCTCGTCCTCGTCGGTGAAGGTCTGCAGGGTGAGGACCGGCCCGAAGACCTCCTCCTGCACGATCTCGGAGTCCTGGGCGACCTCGGTGAGCAGGGTGGGCGCGTAGTACTGCCCGTCCTCGCGGTGTCCGCCGATGACCGCCCGTGCCCCGGCCGCGACCGCCCGCCGCACGAACCCGTCGATCTTCTCCAGCTGCCGGGGGTGGATGGTGGGCCCGATGTCGGTGGCCTCGTCACGCGGGTCACCCTGCTTCAGCGCCGAAGCCTTCTCGACGAACCGCCGGGTGAACTCCTCGGCGACCGTCTCCTCGACGAGGAAGCGGGTGGCGGCCAGGCACACCTGCCCGGCGTTGTCGTACTGCTCCACCGCGAGGTCCACGGCCAGGTCCAGATCGGCGTCCGCGAACACCAACAGCGGTGACTTGCCGCCCAGTTCGAGGCTGAGTGGAGTGAGGTGGGGCGCTGCCGAGGCGGCGATCCGCCGGGCCGTCGGCACCGATCCCGTGAAGCTGATCCGCCGTACGTCCGGGTGCGAGGTGAGGGCGTCGCCGATCTCCGAGCCGTAGCCCTGAACGACATTGAGCACCCCGGCCGGCAGCCCCGCCTCGGCGGCGATGTCCGCCAGCAGCGACGCGGTCAGCGGAGTCCACTCGGCGGGCTTCAGAACGACCGTGTTCCCGGCTGCCAGCGCCGGGGCGACCTTCCAGGTGGCCAGCATCAGCGGCGCGTTCCACGGTGTGATCAGCACGGACGGCCCCGCCGGGTCCCAGCTCACCTGATTGGTGTGCCCGCGCGTCTCGAAGTCCTCGTGCTCCAGCGTCAGCAGCCAGTCCGCGAAGAACCGGAAGTTGTGCGCCACCCGGGGCATCACCCCCCGCCGGTGCGACCGCAGCAGCGCCCCGTTGTCGTTCGTCTCGACGATGGCCAGCTCTTCGAGCCGCTTCTCGACACCGTCGGCGATGGCATGCAGGACGCGGGCGCGTTCGGCCCGGGAGGTGGCGGCCCAGGCGGGAAAGGCGTCACGGGCGGCGGCGACGGCGGCCTCGACCTCGCCGGGACCACCACGGGCGATCTCGCCGAGGACACGGCCGTCTATGGGGGAGACGTCGGTGAAAGTGCTGGTGGAGCCGATCCGCTGCCCACCGATCCAGTGCCGGGTGTCGACGGGGACACCGGCGACGACGATTTTGTCAGACATGAAAGGGGATTCCTTTACAGAGAAGGGCCAGACCAACTCACCCAGGGGCAGGGGCAGGGGCTGTGTGGATATGCGGCTCCGCCGCGTGGGTGCGACCAGCCCACGACAACCCGTACTTCGACGACGGCCTTACTCGGCGCTCGCCCCCGACGACCCGGACTCCAACAACCGCCCGCCGTCCCAGACAACCCCCACCTGCCGGTAGTACGCGGCGATCGGCTCACGAACCTCCAAGCGAGCCAACTCCTCCGTAGGCGCCTCGAACAGCTCCAACTCGGCCTCGCCGACCCACGGCTGACCCCCCTGGAAGGAAGCCGCGCCGGTCTCGATCAACTCGTCCAGCGCCAACCCCTTCCCCTTCTCGATCGACGGCAGCCACCGGTGATGAGCCATGGGATGCGCGTTCACGAACCCGTTCGTCTCCGCCGGCTCCCGCAGCGTCACCACGGCCTGCGCGAGCCGCCGATCCGCCGCGGCCAACGTCGCCCCGAACCGCGCCCCCGCCTCGATCCGCGGAGCGGGCCCGTACGGATGGGGCCGCGTCTGGTGGATGGACCCGAGCTTCTTCGGATACCCCTGGTGCAGCCCGCGGGCGATCGCGAAGTCCTTGTCGACCCAGATGTGGACGCACCGCGAGTACGTCCGCCCCTTGTACGCGCAGCGGACGACCGCGAAGGCCTCCTTGTACTGGGAGAGCACGGGGTCGAGCAGCTCCGCCCCCGAAGCCGAGCAGGACTGCCAGTCGGCCCAGATCAGCGCGACGGCACCGGGGTCCTCGTCAGCCAACTCCAAAGGCTCCGGCAGCAGTTCACGCACCCGCGCGGGATCCGTGCGGTACTCGACGGTGAGCAGGTCGCCCGAGTAGTGCCAGGGAGGGGACGGAATCAGCGACGAGGCACCGCTCGCCGTCTTCGGATGGAAGTATCCACGCACACTGGTCATGGTCAGGAAGGTCCTTATGCGGTGAGGGCGGGCTGCTGGAGCAGTTCGGCGCGGTAGCGGGCGGCGGCGGACACGGTGGCGGGGCCGCCGAGCGCGACGACTCCGACCAGCCGGCCGTCGTGGTGGTAACCGACCAGGACGTCGGCGGCCGGGTCGCCGTCCAGGACCCGCACGTCGCCCTTGCCGAGCACCGGCGCGCCGAAGGACTGGAGGCGGAAGTCGTGCTGGTCGCTCCAGAAGGTGGGCAGCGGCGCGAAGGGTGGCACCTCGACGCCGGTGAGGACCTTCGCCGCGTGCTTGGCCGTGTCGGTGGGGATGGACCAGTGCTCGACCCGGCGGGGCACGCCGTCGTAGCGGGCGTTGGGGAATCGGGCGACATCGCCGACGGCGACCACCTCGGGGCGCCCGCCGACCCGCAGCCGCTCGCAGGTGAGCACGCCGTCGGACAGGTCGAGACCGTTGCCCTCCAGCCACTCGACGTTGGCGACCGAGCCCACCGACTCCACCACCACGTCGGCGGGCAGCACGGTCCCGTCGCCGAGCACCACACCCGTGACCCGGTCCTCGCCCTCGAACCCGGCGACGCCCGTGCCGAGCGCGAACCGCACCCCGCGCTCCTCGTGCCGCCGCAGCAGCGCGCGCCCGAGCAGCTCGCCGAGCGGACCGACCATGGGCAGCGGCAGCGGATCGACCACGGTCACCTCGGCGACACCGAGGCCCACGGCCGTGGCGGCGACCTCGCAGCCGATGAACCCGGCGCCGATCACGACCACCCGGGCACCGGGCCGGGTCAGCGAGTCCCGCAGACCCTGGGCGTCGGCCAGCGTACGGACCGTGTGGCGGCCGGCGAGCGGGCCGGAGCAGCCGAGCCGGCGGGGCCGCATACCGGTGGCGACGACCAGACCGTCGTACGACAGCGTCGAGCCGTCGTCCAGCTCGACGGTCCGCTCGGCGAGGCGCGCGGCGACGACCTTCGTGCCGAGCCGCCACTCCACGTCGGCGACGCTCGCGCGGGGACGGAAGGCCAGCGACTCGAAGGGCGCCTTCCCGGCCAGCACCTCCTTGGACAGCGGGGGCCGGTTGTAGGGCATGTGGGGCTCGTCGCCGATGACGGTCACGGCCCCGGTCCATCCCGCCGCCCGCAGCTGCTCCGCGGCGCGCAGACCGGCCATGGAGGCGCCCGCGACGACGATGCGGCCTGTCCCTGCTCCTGTCCCCGTCCCCGTCCCTGTCGCTGTCCCTGTTCCTGTCATGGGGCTCAGCCCTCGATCCGGATGGCCTGGAGCGGACAGACGTCGGCGGCCTCCTCGACCTCGTCGAGGAGCGCGTCGTCGGGGTCGCTGACGTAGGCCAGGCGCCCGTTCTCGTCGAGCTGGAAGACGTCGGGGGCGGCGAAGACGCACTGTCCGTGGTCCTGGCACTTGTTCATGTCGACGACGACCTTCATGGCCGGTCCTCCTGGGAGTCAGGGCGTCGGGCGGGGTGGAGAAGCGAACGGAGAAGAAGTTCGTTTGGCTTCAAACAACATAGGAAGCCGTCTTCTCCTGGTCAATACCTGTCCAGGTGGATAATTTTTTGTGGCCGACCCCTTGCGGGCCGATGGAGTCGTTCTTATCGTTTGGCATCAAACAATTGACCTCAGCCGCCGAGGAGACAACGGTGAGCGCATCCGAAACACCGGCCGTCGGGCACTACCAGGAGCGGCTGGCCGCCGAGGGGATCGACGTGGTCCGGGTGACCTACCCCGATCTCATCGGCACCGACCGGGCCCGCGACGTGCTGCTCGACCAGCTGCCGACGGCGTGCGAGCACGGGCTCGCCTTCTGCCGGGCGGTCTACCACACCTCACCCCAGGGGGACGTCGTCCCAGTGGCCGGAGGCCTGGACGCCGGCCTGCCCGACATCCACGTGCGCCCGGACCTCGACACCCTGCTCGCACTGCCCTGGGAGCCCGGAGTCGCCACCTGCCTCGGCGAGAGCATCGACCCCGCGACCGGGGCACCCGCCCCCGAGTCGCCCCGCGACCTGCTGCGCTCGGTGCTCGCCCAATGTGCCGAGCACGGCCTGAGCCCGGTGGTCGGACCCGAGCTCGAGTACTTCCTCTGCGACGAGGACCCCGCGTCCCCGAGCGGCTGGAAGCGCTACTCGGGCGCCACCGGCGTCGTCTACACGGCAGGTCTGCGCGCCGACCCCGACAACCACCTGCTGCGCACCCTGCGTCACCTCCGCGATCTGCGCATCGGGGTCACCACCGGCAACCACGAGTTCGACGGCGGCCAGTTCGAGATCAACCTGACGCATTCGGAGGCGCTCTCGGCCGCCGACCGCTCCTTCCGCTTCAAGGCCGCGGTCAAGGAACTCGCGCGCAAGGAGGGCCGCCTCGCCACCTTCATGGCCAGGCCCTTCAACGACGCGGGCGGCTCCGGCTTCCACCTCCACCTGTCCTGCGACGACGAGCAGGGCCGCAACGCCTTCGACGACCCCGCGGGCCGGTACGGGCTGTCCGGCACCGCCCGCCAGGCCATCGCCGGCGTCCTCGCCCACGCCCCGGCGCTCGCCGCCCTCGCCAACCCGACGGTCAACTCCTACAAACGGTTCGGCCCGGACACCCTCGCGCCCTGGCTCATCGACTGGGGGCTGGACAACCGCAGCGCCATGCTCCGCATCCCACCCGAGCGCGGCCCCGGAGCCCGGCTCGAACTGCGCCTCGGTGACGCCGGCGCCAACCCGTATCTGCTGATCGCGGGCACGATCGCCGCCGCGCTGCTCGGCGTCCGGGCCGGCGAGGAACCCCCCGCCCCGCTGGAGGGCTACGGCTACGACACCGCCCGAGCGGCCGTACTGCCGATGAGCCTGCCGGCCGCC from the Streptomyces sp. NBC_00310 genome contains:
- a CDS encoding aldehyde dehydrogenase, producing the protein MSDKIVVAGVPVDTRHWIGGQRIGSTSTFTDVSPIDGRVLGEIARGGPGEVEAAVAAARDAFPAWAATSRAERARVLHAIADGVEKRLEELAIVETNDNGALLRSHRRGVMPRVAHNFRFFADWLLTLEHEDFETRGHTNQVSWDPAGPSVLITPWNAPLMLATWKVAPALAAGNTVVLKPAEWTPLTASLLADIAAEAGLPAGVLNVVQGYGSEIGDALTSHPDVRRISFTGSVPTARRIAASAAPHLTPLSLELGGKSPLLVFADADLDLAVDLAVEQYDNAGQVCLAATRFLVEETVAEEFTRRFVEKASALKQGDPRDEATDIGPTIHPRQLEKIDGFVRRAVAAGARAVIGGHREDGQYYAPTLLTEVAQDSEIVQEEVFGPVLTLQTFTDEDEAVRLANDTRFGLAATLATGDAERAARVTERLVAGTVWVNCFFVRDLRAPFGGSRQSGVGREGGTWSFDFYCDLRNTVTAPNGWNNHG
- a CDS encoding acetoacetate decarboxylase family protein; the protein is MTSVRGYFHPKTASGASSLIPSPPWHYSGDLLTVEYRTDPARVRELLPEPLELADEDPGAVALIWADWQSCSASGAELLDPVLSQYKEAFAVVRCAYKGRTYSRCVHIWVDKDFAIARGLHQGYPKKLGSIHQTRPHPYGPAPRIEAGARFGATLAAADRRLAQAVVTLREPAETNGFVNAHPMAHHRWLPSIEKGKGLALDELIETGAASFQGGQPWVGEAELELFEAPTEELARLEVREPIAAYYRQVGVVWDGGRLLESGSSGASAE
- a CDS encoding NAD(P)/FAD-dependent oxidoreductase gives rise to the protein MTGTGTATGTGTGTGAGTGRIVVAGASMAGLRAAEQLRAAGWTGAVTVIGDEPHMPYNRPPLSKEVLAGKAPFESLAFRPRASVADVEWRLGTKVVAARLAERTVELDDGSTLSYDGLVVATGMRPRRLGCSGPLAGRHTVRTLADAQGLRDSLTRPGARVVVIGAGFIGCEVAATAVGLGVAEVTVVDPLPLPMVGPLGELLGRALLRRHEERGVRFALGTGVAGFEGEDRVTGVVLGDGTVLPADVVVESVGSVANVEWLEGNGLDLSDGVLTCERLRVGGRPEVVAVGDVARFPNARYDGVPRRVEHWSIPTDTAKHAAKVLTGVEVPPFAPLPTFWSDQHDFRLQSFGAPVLGKGDVRVLDGDPAADVLVGYHHDGRLVGVVALGGPATVSAAARYRAELLQQPALTA
- a CDS encoding ferredoxin yields the protein MKVVVDMNKCQDHGQCVFAAPDVFQLDENGRLAYVSDPDDALLDEVEEAADVCPLQAIRIEG
- a CDS encoding glutamine synthetase family protein — encoded protein: MSASETPAVGHYQERLAAEGIDVVRVTYPDLIGTDRARDVLLDQLPTACEHGLAFCRAVYHTSPQGDVVPVAGGLDAGLPDIHVRPDLDTLLALPWEPGVATCLGESIDPATGAPAPESPRDLLRSVLAQCAEHGLSPVVGPELEYFLCDEDPASPSGWKRYSGATGVVYTAGLRADPDNHLLRTLRHLRDLRIGVTTGNHEFDGGQFEINLTHSEALSAADRSFRFKAAVKELARKEGRLATFMARPFNDAGGSGFHLHLSCDDEQGRNAFDDPAGRYGLSGTARQAIAGVLAHAPALAALANPTVNSYKRFGPDTLAPWLIDWGLDNRSAMLRIPPERGPGARLELRLGDAGANPYLLIAGTIAAALLGVRAGEEPPAPLEGYGYDTARAAVLPMSLPAALDALEADTALTEILGKDFTTSYLSYKRDEVARFQRHVTDWEFTEYAYHL